In Nocardioides dokdonensis FR1436, the following are encoded in one genomic region:
- a CDS encoding HNH endonuclease signature motif containing protein: MGHASKARDRAEVDLYEATVAWAVMHSTYDDRQAAVLPGTDMMIELAGLGAPKVSEFAIIEYGTALGMSSDAAVRYIAHVVEIRYRLPRLHAQVVSGRVPVWRASRVAEATLGLPPEGAAFVDQHLAPVAATLSYAGIDRLVEEARARFDPEEAEERRLIAAETRNLAIHLASATAGGQQVDGTVDITGNLALAGSDQPLDVRRSQAVGVLARAQTTLDLTSDESDRVPARQVVLNVHLTDQALRGVDPTTTGAGIHLARIEKTRSLTTIDQVAEWLRTTGTQVAWRTITDQPSSQRGGIDAEAFEHPFRTQPPPTGPRRQPAPITSKDIRWFADHPGLQAFQRRPVDLTTTETVDGYEIPERLAEQTRQRHPRCTFPHCTRRARRRKPGETHLDVDHINAYDPTGPPGQTNTHNLATLCRRHHRAKTHTAWTYRPTPTGFLWTSPQGYQYLVEPLTTTDLGRAPRPGAPPPT, translated from the coding sequence GTGGGACACGCATCCAAAGCTCGCGACCGGGCCGAGGTCGACCTGTACGAGGCCACCGTGGCGTGGGCGGTCATGCACTCCACCTACGACGACCGCCAGGCGGCGGTGCTGCCGGGCACCGACATGATGATCGAGCTGGCCGGTCTCGGGGCGCCGAAGGTCAGTGAGTTCGCGATCATCGAGTACGGCACCGCGCTCGGGATGTCGAGCGACGCCGCGGTGCGCTACATCGCCCACGTCGTCGAGATCCGCTACCGCCTCCCCCGCCTGCACGCCCAGGTCGTCTCGGGTCGGGTGCCGGTGTGGCGGGCCAGCCGTGTCGCCGAAGCCACCCTCGGACTTCCGCCGGAGGGTGCTGCGTTTGTCGACCAGCACCTCGCCCCCGTCGCCGCCACCCTCTCCTACGCCGGGATCGACCGGCTCGTCGAAGAAGCCCGCGCCCGGTTCGACCCCGAGGAAGCCGAGGAACGGCGACTCATCGCCGCCGAGACCCGCAACCTCGCCATCCACCTCGCCTCCGCCACCGCCGGTGGCCAGCAGGTCGATGGCACCGTCGACATCACCGGCAACCTCGCCCTCGCCGGCTCCGACCAACCCCTCGACGTACGCCGCTCCCAAGCCGTCGGCGTCCTCGCCCGAGCACAGACCACCCTCGACCTCACCAGTGACGAGAGCGACCGGGTGCCCGCACGCCAGGTCGTGCTCAACGTCCACCTCACCGACCAAGCCCTGCGCGGCGTCGACCCCACCACCACCGGCGCCGGCATCCACCTCGCCCGCATCGAGAAGACCCGCAGCCTCACCACCATCGACCAGGTCGCTGAGTGGCTGCGCACCACCGGCACCCAGGTCGCATGGCGCACCATCACCGACCAGCCCAGCAGCCAGCGGGGCGGCATCGACGCCGAGGCGTTCGAACACCCCTTCCGCACCCAGCCGCCCCCGACCGGACCACGCAGACAGCCGGCGCCGATCACCAGCAAAGACATCCGCTGGTTCGCCGACCACCCCGGACTCCAGGCCTTCCAACGCCGCCCCGTCGACCTCACCACCACCGAGACCGTCGACGGCTACGAGATCCCCGAGCGCCTCGCCGAGCAGACCCGCCAACGCCACCCCAGGTGCACCTTCCCGCACTGCACCCGGCGCGCGCGACGCCGCAAGCCAGGCGAGACCCACCTCGACGTCGACCACATCAACGCCTACGACCCCACTGGGCCACCCGGCCAGACGAACACCCACAACCTGGCGACCCTGTGCCGGCGCCACCACCGGGCGAAGACCCACACCGCCTGGACCTACCGGCCCACGCCGACCGGGTTCCTGTGGACCAGCCCGCAGGGCTACCAGTACCTCGTCGAACCCCTCACCACCACCGACCTCGGCCGGGCACCCCGCCCCGGCGCCCCACCACCGACCTGA
- a CDS encoding ComEA family DNA-binding protein, protein MRSRRPSPEHQEAVTRRLAQLSAELDAVRPGPPAPLEKPPAPPPDRMPVPGRHAARRRRDRPAPFGVVDDLVPATLRGRALLGSAHLGVIALLVAAGLAVTSWWVVRSDPEPVPGPRLETVAELDTPLVDLVPPATAAPPGPATASAAPEGQVTIDVAGKVRRPGIAVLPAGSRVHDALEAAGGARPGVDLAGLNLARVLVDGEQVLVGLPGGSAPVAPGVAAPAPGTPGAALVDLNTADQTLLETLPQVGPVTAAAILAWRTEHGAFTAVEELLEVDGIGEATLAQLAPLVTV, encoded by the coding sequence ATGCGCAGCCGACGACCCAGCCCCGAGCACCAGGAGGCCGTGACCCGACGCCTGGCCCAGCTCAGCGCCGAGCTGGACGCGGTCCGGCCCGGCCCGCCTGCCCCGCTCGAGAAGCCACCTGCACCGCCACCGGACCGGATGCCGGTGCCGGGGCGGCATGCCGCCCGGCGTCGCCGCGACCGGCCGGCGCCGTTCGGTGTCGTCGACGACCTGGTGCCGGCGACCCTGCGCGGTCGGGCGCTGCTCGGGTCGGCGCACCTGGGCGTGATCGCGCTGCTGGTCGCCGCCGGTCTCGCGGTGACGTCGTGGTGGGTGGTGCGCTCGGACCCCGAACCGGTGCCGGGTCCGCGCCTGGAGACGGTCGCCGAGCTCGACACCCCGCTGGTCGACCTGGTCCCGCCGGCGACCGCGGCCCCGCCCGGCCCCGCGACCGCGAGCGCGGCGCCCGAGGGTCAGGTCACGATCGACGTGGCCGGGAAGGTCCGGCGCCCCGGCATCGCGGTCCTGCCCGCGGGCTCCCGGGTCCACGACGCCCTCGAGGCGGCCGGCGGCGCCCGGCCGGGCGTCGACCTGGCGGGACTCAACCTGGCGCGGGTCCTCGTCGACGGCGAGCAGGTGCTGGTCGGGCTGCCCGGCGGCTCCGCGCCGGTCGCGCCCGGCGTCGCTGCTCCCGCACCCGGCACCCCGGGGGCGGCGCTGGTCGACCTCAACACCGCCGACCAGACGCTCCTCGAGACGCTGCCGCAGGTGGGCCCGGTCACCGCCGCCGCGATCCTCGCCTGGCGCACCGAGCACGGCGCCTTCACCGCAGTCGAGGAGCTGCTCGAGGTCGACGGCATCGGGGAGGCGACCCTGGCGCAGCTGGCGCCCCTCGTCACGGTGTGA
- a CDS encoding phosphotransferase: MTSVSTVDLPHGRTAQRLAWVHLPPHVRRLVEQRCGTEVVGAQSCTGGFTPGFASVLVGADGSRHYVKAASVGAQRASALTYRGEAAALSALGATGAPLPSPRLLWSHGTGPATGATGRPDDWVVLGIEHVAARAPRRPWPEDDLDAVLAVLAELAVSPAAVGVDLTTVAEDLADWPAQWDRVAALRPDLDPARVAEASALAAGLAEAVVGDALVHGDVTDDNVLIADDGRVLLCGWAWPALGAEWLDSLWALVGPGSDGVDVEAVLRRTPLLAAAPPDRVDTVLAATAGYFLASSCAKVPTWSPYLRAAQRRHGEACWAWLARRRGWDLGGLVRR; this comes from the coding sequence ATGACCTCGGTGTCCACGGTCGACCTCCCGCACGGTCGCACCGCCCAGCGGCTGGCGTGGGTGCACCTGCCCCCGCACGTCCGCCGCCTGGTCGAGCAGCGCTGCGGCACCGAGGTCGTCGGGGCGCAGTCGTGCACCGGCGGGTTCACCCCCGGCTTCGCCTCGGTCCTCGTCGGCGCGGACGGGTCGCGGCACTACGTCAAGGCGGCCTCGGTGGGCGCGCAGCGCGCCTCCGCCCTCACCTACCGCGGCGAGGCGGCCGCCCTCTCTGCACTGGGCGCGACGGGCGCGCCGCTGCCCTCGCCACGGTTGCTGTGGAGCCACGGCACCGGTCCGGCCACGGGGGCCACCGGTCGGCCCGACGACTGGGTGGTCCTGGGCATCGAGCACGTGGCGGCCCGCGCCCCCCGGCGTCCGTGGCCAGAGGACGACCTCGACGCCGTGCTGGCGGTCCTGGCCGAGCTCGCCGTCTCCCCGGCGGCTGTCGGTGTCGACCTGACCACCGTGGCCGAGGACCTGGCCGACTGGCCCGCACAGTGGGACCGGGTCGCCGCGCTGCGCCCGGACCTCGACCCGGCCCGCGTCGCCGAAGCGAGCGCCCTGGCCGCAGGTCTCGCAGAGGCGGTCGTCGGCGACGCCCTGGTGCACGGCGACGTCACCGACGACAACGTCCTGATCGCCGACGACGGTCGGGTGCTGCTGTGCGGCTGGGCCTGGCCGGCCCTCGGCGCTGAGTGGCTCGACAGCCTGTGGGCCCTGGTCGGACCCGGCAGCGACGGGGTGGACGTCGAGGCGGTCCTGCGCCGCACCCCCCTGCTCGCCGCCGCCCCGCCCGACCGCGTGGACACGGTCCTGGCGGCGACGGCGGGGTACTTCCTGGCCTCCTCGTGTGCCAAGGTGCCCACCTGGTCGCCGTACCTGCGGGCCGCACAGCGTCGCCACGGGGAGGCCTGCTGGGCCTGGTTGGCCCGGCGCCGGGGCTGGGATTTGGGTGGGCTCGTGCGGCGCTGA
- the leuS gene encoding leucine--tRNA ligase — protein MSERTTDRTGDGAPEASTYDVDSVQDKWRKVWEDLDPFRAGSAAPGAEKKYALTMFPYPSGDLHMGHAEVMALHDVVARYWWQRGYDVLNPIGWDSFGLPAENAAIKRDENPAVFTYANIETQAESFKRYAISFDWSRRLNTSDVEYYRWTQWLFLKFRERGLAYRKFSPVNWCPQDQTVLANEQVVQGMCERCGAEVTKRELSQWYFKVTDYAQRLLDDMVPLEDSWPSKVLAMQRNWIGRSEGAHVDFDLELTSGESRTVKVFTTRPDTLYGATFMVVAADAKMAAEIVAPERAEELAAYVAEIRKATDIDRLATDRPKSGVDLGVTATNPVTGESMPVWASDYVLADYGTGAIMAVPAHDQRDLDFARAFDLPVRRVVDTGEENPEESGIATTGAGTYVQSGPLDGKSDTTEGIASIIEVLEERGTGTGTVNFRLRDWLLSRQRYWGAPIPIIHCETCGEVAVPEDQLPVVLPDLSGADLKPQGVSPLAAAEEWVNVACPSCGGAAKRDSDTMDTFVDSSWYYFRYCSPDYTEGPFDPQAVRDWMPVAQYVGGVEHAILHLLYSRFFTKVLHDMGMIDFEEPFTALLNQGEVINEGRGMSKSLGNGVNLGEMIDEYGVDAIRLTLVFAGPPEADIDWADMSPGGSLKFLQRAWRLAGDVACPVGTSPEGGDTALRQATHRTVAEVTELVEGQRFNVLVARTMELVNTTRKAIDAGPGPEDPAVREAVETVAILLSLVAPYVAEEMWERLGHEPTVARAGWPTVDPSLLVQDTVTAVVQVKGKVKARLEVSPEISEADLEQLALADGDVVRAIGDAVVRKVIVRAPKLVNIVV, from the coding sequence ATGAGCGAGCGGACCACCGACCGGACCGGCGACGGCGCGCCCGAGGCCAGCACCTACGACGTCGACTCGGTGCAGGACAAGTGGCGCAAGGTCTGGGAGGACCTCGACCCGTTCCGCGCCGGCTCCGCGGCGCCGGGTGCGGAGAAGAAGTACGCCCTGACGATGTTCCCCTACCCCTCCGGCGACCTGCACATGGGCCACGCCGAGGTGATGGCGCTGCACGACGTCGTCGCGCGCTACTGGTGGCAGCGTGGCTACGACGTGCTCAACCCGATCGGGTGGGACTCCTTCGGCCTGCCGGCCGAGAACGCCGCGATCAAGCGCGACGAGAACCCGGCTGTGTTCACCTACGCCAACATCGAGACCCAGGCCGAGTCGTTCAAGCGGTACGCGATCAGCTTCGACTGGTCGCGCCGGCTGAACACCTCCGACGTGGAGTACTACCGCTGGACCCAGTGGCTGTTCCTGAAGTTCCGCGAGCGCGGGCTGGCCTACCGCAAGTTCTCGCCGGTCAACTGGTGCCCCCAGGACCAGACCGTGCTGGCCAACGAGCAGGTCGTGCAGGGCATGTGCGAGCGCTGCGGCGCCGAGGTGACCAAGCGCGAGCTGTCGCAGTGGTACTTCAAGGTCACCGACTACGCCCAGCGCCTGCTCGACGACATGGTGCCGCTGGAGGACAGCTGGCCCTCCAAGGTGCTGGCCATGCAGCGCAACTGGATCGGTCGCTCCGAGGGCGCGCACGTCGACTTCGACCTCGAGCTGACCTCGGGGGAGTCCCGCACCGTGAAGGTCTTCACGACGCGCCCCGACACGCTGTACGGCGCCACCTTCATGGTGGTCGCGGCCGACGCCAAGATGGCCGCCGAGATCGTCGCGCCGGAGCGCGCCGAGGAGCTGGCGGCGTACGTCGCGGAGATCCGCAAGGCCACCGACATCGACCGCCTGGCCACCGACCGGCCCAAGAGCGGCGTGGACCTGGGCGTCACCGCGACGAACCCGGTCACCGGCGAGTCGATGCCGGTGTGGGCCTCCGACTACGTGCTGGCCGACTACGGCACCGGCGCGATCATGGCGGTGCCCGCCCACGACCAGCGCGACCTCGACTTCGCCCGCGCCTTCGACCTGCCGGTGCGCCGGGTGGTCGACACCGGCGAGGAGAACCCGGAGGAGAGCGGGATCGCCACCACCGGTGCCGGTACCTACGTGCAGTCCGGCCCGCTCGACGGGAAGAGCGACACGACCGAGGGCATCGCCTCGATCATCGAGGTGCTGGAGGAGCGCGGCACCGGCACCGGCACCGTGAACTTCCGCCTGCGCGACTGGCTGCTGAGCCGCCAGCGCTACTGGGGTGCGCCCATCCCGATCATCCACTGCGAGACCTGCGGCGAGGTGGCCGTCCCCGAGGACCAGCTGCCCGTCGTGCTGCCCGACCTGAGCGGTGCCGACCTCAAGCCCCAGGGCGTCTCGCCGCTGGCGGCGGCCGAGGAGTGGGTCAACGTGGCCTGCCCCTCGTGCGGCGGCGCCGCGAAGCGCGACAGCGACACGATGGACACCTTCGTCGACTCGTCCTGGTACTACTTCCGCTACTGCTCCCCGGACTACACCGAGGGCCCCTTCGACCCGCAGGCGGTGCGGGACTGGATGCCGGTGGCGCAGTACGTCGGCGGCGTCGAGCACGCGATCCTGCACCTGCTGTACAGCCGGTTCTTCACCAAGGTCCTGCACGACATGGGGATGATCGACTTCGAGGAGCCCTTCACCGCGCTCCTGAACCAGGGCGAGGTCATCAACGAGGGCCGCGGCATGTCGAAGTCGCTGGGCAACGGCGTCAACCTCGGCGAGATGATCGACGAGTACGGCGTCGACGCGATCCGGCTGACCCTGGTCTTCGCGGGCCCGCCCGAGGCGGACATCGACTGGGCCGACATGTCGCCCGGCGGGTCGCTGAAGTTCCTGCAGCGCGCCTGGCGGCTCGCGGGCGACGTCGCCTGCCCGGTCGGCACGTCGCCGGAGGGCGGGGACACCGCGCTGCGCCAGGCCACCCACCGCACCGTGGCCGAGGTCACCGAGCTGGTCGAGGGCCAGCGCTTCAACGTGCTCGTGGCGCGCACCATGGAGCTGGTCAACACCACGCGCAAGGCCATCGACGCCGGCCCCGGTCCCGAGGACCCGGCGGTGCGCGAGGCCGTCGAGACGGTCGCGATCCTGCTCTCGCTGGTCGCGCCGTACGTCGCCGAGGAGATGTGGGAGCGCCTGGGCCACGAGCCGACCGTCGCCCGCGCCGGCTGGCCGACGGTCGACCCGAGCCTGCTGGTGCAGGACACGGTGACCGCGGTCGTGCAGGTCAAGGGCAAGGTCAAGGCGCGCCTGGAGGTCTCCCCGGAGATCTCCGAGGCCGACCTGGAGCAGCTCGCCCTGGCCGACGGCGACGTGGTGCGCGCGATCGGGGACGCGGTGGTGCGCAAGGTGATCGTGCGCGCGCCCAAGCTCGTCAACATCGTGGTCTGA
- the rpsT gene encoding 30S ribosomal protein S20 — MANIKSQIKRNKQNEKAHERNKAVKTSLRSAVRKFREAAEAGDKDIAVAANREAARKLDKAVSKGVIHKNQAANRKSAMAKKAAAL; from the coding sequence GTGGCGAACATTAAGTCCCAGATCAAGCGCAACAAGCAGAACGAGAAGGCGCACGAGCGCAACAAGGCGGTCAAGACCAGCCTCCGCTCCGCCGTGCGCAAGTTCCGCGAGGCCGCCGAGGCGGGCGACAAGGACATCGCTGTCGCCGCCAACCGCGAGGCTGCCCGCAAGCTCGACAAGGCCGTCTCCAAGGGCGTCATCCACAAGAACCAGGCCGCGAACCGCAAGTCCGCGATGGCCAAGAAGGCCGCTGCTCTCTGA
- a CDS encoding DegV family protein — MSSTGQGGNGHVVVVTDSTASLPAQVAAEHGIVVVPLQVVIGAQVIDEGSAEATPDRVAEALRAYTPVSTSRPAPAAMLAAYERAHAEGASAVVSVHISSEMSGTYESALLAARDAPLPVLVVDSRQVGIGTGYAALAAAHVAAGGGSAQDVADVARARAAATSSFFYVDTLEYLRRGGRIGAAAALLGGALAVKPLLRIEDGRVGSLERVRTSARALARLEELAVEAAGEQEVDVYVAHLANPERAEALSDRLRERLADNLGGRELWSGELGAVLGAHVGPGMIAVCLAPLDPLPTDPD, encoded by the coding sequence GTGAGCAGCACAGGTCAGGGCGGCAACGGGCACGTCGTCGTCGTCACCGACTCCACCGCCAGCCTGCCGGCGCAGGTGGCGGCGGAGCACGGGATCGTCGTGGTGCCCCTGCAGGTCGTCATCGGCGCGCAGGTGATCGACGAGGGCTCCGCGGAGGCGACCCCCGACCGGGTCGCCGAGGCCCTGCGGGCCTACACGCCCGTGTCCACCTCGAGGCCCGCGCCCGCGGCGATGCTGGCGGCGTACGAACGGGCCCACGCCGAGGGCGCCTCGGCCGTCGTGTCGGTGCACATCTCCAGCGAGATGAGCGGCACCTACGAGTCCGCGCTGCTGGCCGCCCGGGACGCACCCCTGCCGGTGCTGGTCGTCGACAGCCGGCAGGTCGGCATCGGCACCGGGTACGCCGCCCTGGCCGCGGCCCACGTGGCCGCCGGTGGCGGCTCCGCGCAGGACGTCGCGGACGTCGCGCGGGCCCGCGCGGCGGCCACCTCCTCGTTCTTCTACGTCGACACCCTCGAGTACCTGCGCCGCGGCGGCCGGATCGGTGCGGCGGCGGCGCTGCTCGGCGGGGCGCTGGCGGTCAAGCCGCTGCTGCGCATCGAGGACGGGCGCGTCGGGTCGTTGGAGCGGGTGCGCACCTCAGCCCGCGCGTTGGCGCGGCTCGAGGAGCTGGCCGTCGAGGCGGCGGGGGAGCAGGAGGTCGACGTCTACGTCGCCCACCTGGCCAACCCCGAGCGGGCCGAGGCCCTGTCGGACCGGCTGCGCGAGCGGCTGGCGGACAACCTCGGTGGCCGCGAGCTGTGGTCCGGCGAGCTCGGGGCGGTCCTGGGCGCCCACGTCGGACCCGGGATGATCGCGGTCTGCCTGGCCCCTCTCGACCCGCTCCCGACGGACCCCGACTGA
- a CDS encoding DUF427 domain-containing protein, whose translation MSDLANRPHLEPGPDHPISVEPTGHRVVVRVGGTVVADSEGALTLREASYPAMHYVPLADVDEDMLRATGTSTYCPFKGDASYWSLDLAAGERTDAVWGYPEPHPAVAAIAGHVAFDPTHAEVATA comes from the coding sequence ATGAGCGATCTCGCGAACCGTCCCCACCTCGAGCCCGGCCCCGACCACCCGATCAGCGTCGAGCCGACCGGCCACCGTGTCGTCGTGCGGGTCGGCGGCACCGTCGTCGCCGACTCCGAGGGCGCGCTGACGCTGCGCGAGGCGTCGTACCCGGCCATGCACTACGTGCCGCTGGCCGACGTCGACGAGGACATGCTGCGGGCCACCGGGACCTCGACCTACTGCCCCTTCAAGGGCGACGCGTCCTACTGGTCGCTGGACCTGGCCGCGGGCGAGCGCACCGACGCGGTCTGGGGCTACCCCGAGCCCCACCCCGCGGTGGCCGCCATCGCCGGTCACGTCGCCTTCGACCCCACGCACGCCGAGGTCGCCACCGCCTGA
- the holA gene encoding DNA polymerase III subunit delta, whose amino-acid sequence MPAPRSAAPRAPSATDVLGRVTLVTGKEEFFGERTVAAVRGAVRAHDPESELSEAAAAELSLATLGELSAPSLFSSIRCVVVRSLENLPEESVAGLLAYAGSPSEDVALVLVHGGGQKGSGVLTKLRKLPAVTEVKSGELKASEYPSFVINEARQMGARMEPDAATTLVQAVGQDLRSLSAAAHQLTNDFPGETLTEERVKRYFGGRVEAKSFAVADAAFAGRRLEALEELRWALDGGTPAVLITSAFAGGVRGLARFKGARSRGEQDLAKEIGVPPWKVRSVRDQARGWSSPALGEAVRAVARADADIKGAASDAAYTLERLVLTVTELRERG is encoded by the coding sequence ATGCCAGCTCCCCGCTCCGCCGCCCCGCGTGCACCCTCCGCCACCGACGTCCTCGGGCGCGTGACGCTCGTGACCGGCAAGGAGGAGTTCTTCGGTGAGCGCACGGTCGCGGCGGTGCGGGGCGCGGTGCGCGCCCACGACCCCGAGTCGGAGCTCTCCGAGGCCGCGGCGGCCGAGCTGTCGCTGGCCACGCTGGGGGAGCTCTCGGCGCCGTCGCTGTTCTCCAGCATCCGCTGCGTGGTCGTCCGCTCCCTGGAGAACCTGCCCGAGGAGTCGGTGGCCGGGCTGCTCGCGTACGCCGGCTCACCGTCCGAGGACGTCGCCCTGGTGCTGGTGCACGGCGGCGGTCAGAAGGGCAGCGGCGTGCTCACCAAGCTGCGCAAGCTGCCAGCGGTCACCGAGGTGAAGTCCGGTGAGCTCAAGGCGTCCGAGTACCCCTCCTTCGTGATCAACGAGGCCCGCCAGATGGGCGCGCGGATGGAGCCGGACGCCGCCACCACCCTGGTGCAGGCCGTGGGGCAGGACCTCCGCTCGCTCTCCGCGGCGGCGCACCAGCTCACCAACGACTTCCCTGGCGAGACGCTGACCGAGGAGCGGGTGAAGCGATACTTCGGCGGCCGGGTGGAGGCCAAGTCCTTCGCGGTCGCCGACGCCGCGTTCGCCGGACGCCGCCTCGAGGCCCTCGAGGAGCTGCGCTGGGCCCTCGACGGCGGGACGCCCGCGGTGCTCATCACCTCGGCCTTCGCCGGCGGGGTGCGCGGCCTCGCCCGGTTCAAGGGCGCCCGGTCCCGGGGCGAGCAGGACCTCGCCAAGGAGATCGGCGTCCCCCCGTGGAAGGTCCGCTCGGTGCGCGACCAGGCCCGCGGCTGGTCGAGCCCCGCCCTCGGGGAGGCCGTGCGCGCCGTCGCCCGCGCCGACGCCGACATCAAGGGCGCGGCCAGCGACGCGGCGTACACCCTGGAGCGCCTGGTCCTCACCGTCACCGAGCTGCGCGAGCGCGGCTGA
- a CDS encoding ComEC/Rec2 family competence protein: MRPVAGADLRMTLVGAAAWVGGLLGALAPAPVLGGVAGATLAACAVLAAWGRRAAALTGAVLLVVLQAVGVSSLLRHDQVARGPVAELAAERAVVRVVATVTGDPRPLDGPYADGVVLRVSVREIGGRGRVHALRAPVLVLAPDTWREVPLGASVVASGRLGVAEGDDVAAVLHASGAPRVRAPPDLWWRGAGAVRASLRDSVAHRPAPERVLVPALVDGDDVGLAEEVADDFRTTGLTHLLAVSGTNLTLVVGSLLWLARGCRVRGRWLLLVGAAGIVGFVLLARTEPSVLRAAVMGAVALVALGTDGARRGPRTLGVAVTALLLVQPALAVSIGFALSVLATAGIMLLAPGWRDAMTRWMPRWLAEAIAVPAAAQLACTPLVAGISGQVSLVAVGANLLAAPVVGPATVIGLAGGIVGLVAPPVGRLLGTVATWCLSWIVAVAERGAALPAAAVDWDTGPLSLTLLTVLSLGLAALAPRLLVRPFPTVLACLALGVVVVVRPPSATWAPEGWVLVVCDVGQGDALVLRAGEGSAVVVDAGPDPEAVDRCLDDLGVQHVALLVLTHFHADHVDGVARVFDGRSVDRVLTSPLLDPPEAVATVGRTAREAGAAVGVAPYAVALRIGDVVLQPVWPTSSLPAAGPGDGSTANDQSVVLLAEVGGVRVLLPGDLEPPGQAALVRALPDLRVDVLKVPHHGSRAQDLDLLTGLDAEVAVVPVGADNTYGHPDPGLLAALEGSGADVLRTDTDGALAVVVRDGVAVGVSRR; encoded by the coding sequence GTGAGGCCCGTCGCCGGGGCCGACCTCCGGATGACGCTGGTCGGCGCCGCGGCCTGGGTCGGCGGGCTGCTGGGCGCACTGGCGCCGGCGCCGGTCCTGGGCGGGGTCGCCGGAGCCACGCTCGCGGCCTGCGCGGTGCTGGCCGCGTGGGGGCGGCGGGCGGCCGCGCTGACCGGGGCGGTCCTCCTCGTGGTGCTGCAGGCGGTCGGGGTGAGCAGCCTGCTGCGCCACGACCAGGTCGCCCGGGGCCCGGTGGCCGAGCTGGCGGCCGAGCGGGCCGTGGTGAGGGTGGTGGCGACCGTGACCGGCGACCCCCGGCCGCTCGACGGCCCGTACGCCGACGGGGTGGTGCTGCGGGTCAGCGTGCGGGAGATCGGGGGCCGGGGCCGCGTGCACGCGCTGCGCGCTCCGGTGCTGGTGCTCGCGCCGGACACGTGGCGCGAGGTCCCGCTCGGAGCCTCCGTGGTCGCGAGCGGGCGCCTGGGGGTCGCCGAGGGCGACGACGTGGCGGCGGTGCTGCACGCCAGCGGCGCGCCCCGGGTGCGGGCCCCGCCCGACCTGTGGTGGCGTGGCGCCGGGGCCGTCCGGGCATCGTTGCGGGACTCCGTGGCCCACCGCCCGGCTCCCGAGCGGGTGCTGGTGCCTGCGCTCGTGGACGGCGACGACGTCGGGCTCGCGGAGGAGGTGGCCGACGACTTCCGGACCACCGGGCTGACGCACCTGCTGGCCGTGTCGGGCACCAACCTGACCCTGGTCGTGGGCAGCCTGCTGTGGCTCGCACGCGGCTGCCGGGTGCGCGGGCGCTGGCTCCTGCTCGTCGGGGCGGCCGGCATCGTCGGGTTCGTGCTGCTGGCCCGCACCGAGCCCAGCGTGCTGCGGGCGGCGGTGATGGGAGCGGTCGCGCTGGTGGCGCTGGGCACCGACGGGGCACGGCGGGGCCCCCGGACCCTGGGTGTCGCGGTGACCGCGCTGCTGCTGGTCCAGCCGGCGCTCGCGGTCTCGATCGGCTTCGCGCTGTCGGTGCTGGCGACCGCCGGGATCATGCTGCTGGCGCCTGGGTGGCGCGACGCGATGACGCGCTGGATGCCGCGCTGGCTGGCGGAGGCGATCGCGGTGCCTGCGGCCGCGCAGCTGGCCTGCACCCCGCTCGTCGCCGGGATCTCGGGGCAGGTCAGCCTCGTCGCCGTCGGTGCCAACCTGCTGGCGGCGCCGGTGGTCGGTCCCGCCACCGTGATCGGGCTCGCGGGCGGGATCGTCGGGCTGGTGGCGCCGCCCGTGGGTCGGCTCCTGGGCACGGTCGCCACCTGGTGCCTCAGCTGGATCGTCGCGGTCGCGGAGCGCGGAGCGGCGCTGCCCGCCGCGGCCGTCGACTGGGACACCGGCCCGCTGTCCCTGACATTGCTCACGGTGCTGAGCCTGGGCCTGGCCGCCCTCGCCCCGCGGCTCCTGGTCCGCCCGTTCCCCACCGTCCTGGCCTGCCTCGCGCTGGGCGTGGTCGTCGTGGTCCGCCCACCGTCGGCCACGTGGGCCCCCGAGGGCTGGGTGCTCGTGGTGTGTGACGTGGGCCAGGGGGACGCGCTGGTGCTGCGGGCGGGGGAGGGCAGTGCGGTCGTCGTCGACGCCGGTCCCGACCCGGAGGCCGTCGACCGCTGCCTCGACGACCTCGGGGTCCAGCACGTCGCGCTCCTCGTGCTGACGCACTTCCACGCCGACCACGTCGACGGCGTGGCGAGGGTGTTCGACGGTCGGTCGGTCGACCGGGTGCTCACCAGCCCGCTGCTCGACCCGCCCGAGGCGGTCGCGACCGTCGGGCGTACGGCCCGGGAGGCGGGTGCCGCGGTGGGGGTGGCGCCGTACGCCGTCGCCCTGCGCATCGGCGACGTCGTGCTGCAGCCGGTGTGGCCGACCTCGAGCCTGCCGGCGGCGGGGCCCGGGGACGGCAGCACCGCCAACGACCAGAGCGTGGTGCTGCTCGCCGAGGTCGGTGGCGTGCGGGTGCTGCTGCCCGGCGACCTGGAGCCGCCCGGCCAGGCGGCCCTCGTCCGCGCCCTGCCGGACCTGCGGGTCGACGTGCTCAAGGTGCCGCACCACGGCAGCCGTGCCCAGGACCTCGACCTGCTCACCGGGCTCGACGCCGAGGTCGCCGTGGTGCCGGTCGGAGCCGACAACACCTACGGGCACCCCGACCCCGGCCTGCTCGCTGCACTGGAGGGCTCGGGAGCCGACGTGCTGCGCACCGACACCGACGGCGCACTGGCCGTCGTGGTGCGCGACGGGGTCGCGGTGGGGGTGAGCCGACGCTGA